Proteins co-encoded in one Phycodurus eques isolate BA_2022a chromosome 21, UOR_Pequ_1.1, whole genome shotgun sequence genomic window:
- the scrib gene encoding protein scribble homolog isoform X2 has protein sequence MLKCIPLWRCNRHVESVDKRHCNLQAVPDEVFRYSRSLEELLLDANQLKELPKPFFRLLNLRKLGLSDNEIQRLPPEVANFMQLVELDISRNDIPEIPESIKFCRSLEIADFSGNPLSRLPDGFTQLRALAHLALNEVSLQTLPGDIGNLANLVTLELRENLLKCLPTSLSFLVKLEQLDLGSNELEVLPDTLGALPNLRELWLDRNQLSSLPSELGNLRRLVCLDVSENRLEELPSELDGLLALTDLLLTQNLLEVVPDSIGCLKQLSILKVDQNRLTHLTDSIGECENLTELVLTENLLQTLPRSLGKLKKLTNLNVDRNRLGAVPKELGGCASLNVLSLRDNRLGKLPAELADATELHVLDVAGNRLQNLPFALTNLNLKAMWLAENQSQPMLKFQTEDDERTGEKVLTCYLLPQQPSPSLENLLQNSVDDSWTDSNLNRVSVIQFQEETKTEDEDDEAAAERRGLQRRATPHPSELKVMKKGIEDRRNEAFAPRPEREDQPSDAQEKRLSDLSNQSHDSQVSDSTLSAISHEERREVALPSQREDLVDGHSRHEEEDLDEMEVEYIEPTVHFAEEPIIRGGDEDDGEEDGERSDEEDDMAPFPAEKQRLIRKDTPHYKKHFKITKLPQPETVAALLQGFNPDGLGSPARAAEDERDGHEEDEEDEGVGTPRLRLRVEASELEDSRYHVNSSQVKGVSFDQVNNLLIEPARIEEEEHTLTILRQTGGLGISIAGGKGSTPYKGDDEGIFISRVSEEGPAARAGVKVGDKLLEVNGVDLHKAEHHAAVEALRSSGAAVSMTVLRERMVEPENAITTTPLRPEDDYFPRERRSSSGLAFSLEGGHGQGAGLGPLQRLSTCLVRNDRGLGFSIAGGKGSTPYRTGDTGIYISRIAEGGAAHRDGTLRVGDRVISINGVDMTEARHDQAVALLTGTSPTIALLVERDPNAPRSPGLSRQRAHSPPPPEPSDSPDQDEEGLQGNHLGRMEDEYPIEEVTLVKSGGPLGLSIVGGSDHASHPFGINEPGVFISKVIPHGLACESGLRVGDRILEVNAIDLRHATHQEAVRALLVNKQEIRMLVRRDPSPPGMQEIVIHKQPGEKLGISIRGGAKGHVGNPFDSTDEGIFISKVSSSGAAARDSRLQVGMRILEVNNHSLLGMTHTEAVRVLRAVGDSLVMLVCDGFDPRKVPTAEASPNKEPYASPGIIANPFASGIVRKNSMESISSIDRDLSPEEMDIMQKESEMVRETSQWEKEEMEKMERMRLEREEATRLLEEETENIGSGPLKLDYKTLAALPTTSLQKINRTPSSDYTSTESPIREAPYSPTIQPPSHQSSDSSLCSGRETRFASIHFTSTPNTRDHTSSSTRPGAILPVGRMRPSTSPAAPDGLSPSPFQHGPSPFNSQTSDMVYGVRNNFHAKQPSPEPELNNEVFDDGADGQEGAGGAAAVKVAARSALSPDRLEYMNLAAVPRLSRPSLDTQSPSPGGKDSPEQRSFRDRQKYFEIDVKQQTPDKPKPRVSLVGEDDLKKMREEEERKFEQRAREYLLDEEEEDDEEDLAKHVAQMKVTGKVLLDGVEYDVEPVSVPSQPCATPPGYCGSSGPSSVDGKGDTPRNSLDDSFRLEQRPNSMTGLIPVYAGDSAAPIRTAKAERRHQERLRMQSPELAVAPDKDLSPAEKRALEAEKRAMWRAARMKSLEQDALKAQMVIAKSRDGKKRGTLDQLAESPSPAPTPSPTPMEELISPRGLTSPGRLSLSSKSLLTRWTTCSSPTTARSIRVAPPARRPRTPCPLPRPSRRWRCTATSASCDKGAAVWRPPCPRNISHKHDTRRRVHFKETRKALLHIQPCLQSPSRPRFLPPG, from the exons ATTGCCGGATGGTTTCACTCAGCTGCGAGCGCTGGCTCACTTGGCGCTCAACGAGGTGTCGTTGCAGACTCTGCCCGGCGACATCGGAAA TCTGGCCAACCTGGTGACGCTGGAGCTGAGGGAGAACCTGCTCAAGTGTCTGCCCAC GTCGCTGTCCTTCCTGGTGAAACTGGAACAGCTGGACCTGGGCAGCAACGAACTGGAAGTGTTG CCGGACACACTCGGCGCACTGCCCAACCTGAGGGAGCTTTGGCTGGACCGCAACCAGTTGTCCTCCTTACCATCG GAGCTGGGGAACCTCCGGAGACTGGTGTGTCTGGACGTGTCGGAGAATCGCCTGGAGGAGCTTCCCTCCGAGCTGGACGGCCTCCTGGCCCTCACCGACCTGCTGCTCACACAGAACCTGCTGGAGGTGGTTCCGGACAGCATAG GTTGTCTGAAGCAACTGTCCATCCTCAAGGTGGACCAAAACAGACTTACTCACCTGACGGACTCCATTGGAGAGTGTGAAAACCTGACGGAGCTCGTCCTGACCGAGAACCTCCTCCAG ACGCTTCCTCGCTCGCTGGGCAAGCTGAAGAAGCTGACCAACTTGAATGTGGACCGCAACCGCCTGGGCGCCGTGCCCAAGGAGCTGGGCGGCTGCGCCAGCCTCAACGTGCTCTCGCTGCGCGACAACCGCCTGGGCAAGCTACCCGCTGAGCTCGCCGACGCCACAGAGCTGCACGTGCTGGATGTGGCTGGGAACAG ATTACAAAATCTGCCTTTTGCCTTGACAAACCTCAATTTGAAGGCCATGTGGCTGGCAGAGAACCAGTCGCAGCCCATGCTCAAGTTCCAAACCGAGGATGACGAGCGCACGGGGGAGAAAGTGTTGACCTGCTACCTGCTGCCTCAGCAGCCTTCCCCCAGCCTTG AGAACCTGCTGCAGAACAGCGTGGACGACAGCTGGACGGACAGCAACCTGAACAGAGTCTCGGTCATTCAGTTCCAGGAAGAGACCAAGAccgaggacgaggacgacgaggCTGCCGCCGAGCGCAGG GGCCTTCAGCGTCGAGCCACACCTCATCCCAGCGAGCTAAAGGTGATGAAAAAGGGGATCGAGGACAGGCGGAACGAAGCGTTCGCGCCCAGGCCCGAAAGAGAAGATCAGCCCTCCGATGCGCAG gagaaacggctcagcgACCTCTCGAACCAGAGCCACGACTCGCAGGTGTCCGACAGCACGCTGTCAGCCATCTCCCACGAGGAGCGGCGAGAGGTCGCCTTGCCCTCCCAGAGAGAGGACCTTGTGGACGGGCACTCCCGCCACGAGGAGGAGGACCTGGATGAGATGGAGGTGGAGTACATTGAG CCCACCGTACACTTTGCCGAGGAGCCCATCATCCGCGGCGGGGACGAGGACGACGGCGAGGAAGACGGCGAGCGGAGCGACGAGGAAGATGACATGGCCCCCTTCCCCGCCGAGAAGCAGCGTCTCATCCGGAAGGACACGCCGCACTACAAGAAGCACTTCAAGATCACCAAGTTGCCCCAACCCGAGACGGTGGCGGCCCTCCTGCAGGGCTTCAACCCCGACGGGCTCGGCTCGCCCGCGCGGGCCGCCGAGGACGAGCGGGACGGGCacgaggaggacgaggaagacGAGGGCGTCGGTACCCCTCGACTACGTCTCAGGGTGGAGGCGTCGGAGCTGGAAGACAGCCGATACCACGTCAACTCCAGTCAAGTCAAG GGGGTGTCATTTGATCAAGTCAATAATCTGCTGATTGAACCTGCTCGAATTGAGGAGGAAGAG CACACCTTAACCATCCTGCGCCAAACGGGCGGCCTCGGCATCAGCATTGCCGGCGGGAAAGGGTCCACGCCGTACAAGGGGGACGACGAG GGTATCTTCATCTCCAGAGTTTCTGAGGAAGGACCTGCAGCCAGAGCAGGAGTGAAAGTAGGAGACAAGCTGCTGGAG GTGAACGGCGTGGACCTCCACAAGGCTGAGCACCACGCGGCCGTGGAGGCCCTGCGCAGTTCCGGGGCCGCCGTCTCCATGACGGTGCTGCGCGAGCGCATGGTGGAGCCGGAAAACGCCATCACCACCACGCCGCTCAGGCCCGAGGACGACTACTTCCCACGGGAGAGGCGCAGCAGCAGCGGGCTGGCCTTCAGCTTGGAGGGCGGTCACGGCCAGGGTGCCGGGTTAGGACCCCTGCAGCGCCTCTCCACCTGCTTGGTGCGCAACGACAGGGGGCTGGGCTTCAGCATCGCCGGAGGAAAGGGATCCACGCCGTACCGCACTGGGGACACG gGGATCTACATCTCTCGGATTGCAGAGGGGGGAGCAGCCCACCGAGACGGCACGCTACGCGTAGGCGACCGGGTCATCTCT ATCAATGGTGTAGACATGACAGAGGCCAGACATGACCAGGCAGTAGCGCTCCTTACCGGCACCTCGCCCACTATCGCCCTACTGGTTGAGCGAGACCCCAACGCCCCGCGCTCCCCGGGCCTCTCCCGGCAGCGGGCCCACTCCCCGCCGCCACCGGAGCCCTCGGACTCTCCGGACCAGGACGAAGAGGGCCTGCAGGGGAACCACCTGGGCCGAATGGAGGATGAATACCCCATTGAG GAAGTGACGCTGGTCAAGTCAGGCGGTCCCCTCGGCCTGAGCATCGTGGGGGGCAGCGACCACGCCAGCCACCCCTTCGGCATCAACGAACCCGGGGTGTTCATCTCAAAG GTGATCCCTCACGGTTTGGCGTGTGAAAGCGGCTTGCGTGTGGGTGACCGGATCCTGGAGGTGAACGCCATCGACCTGCGCCACGCTACGCACCAGGAGGCCGTGCGGGCGCTGTTGGTCAACAAACAGGAGATCCGGATGCTGGTGCGCAGAGATCCCTCGCCGCCCGGGATGCAG GAAATTGTGATCCACAAGCAGCCAGGGGAGAAACTGGGAATCAGTATACGTGGAGGAGCTAAAGGCCACGTAGGAAATCCTTTTGACTCGACTGATGAGGGCATCTTCATATCCAAG GTGAGCTCAAGTGGCGCGGCCGCCCGGGACAGCCGGTTGCAGGTGGGCATGCGCATCCTGGAGGTGAACAACCACAGCTTGCTTGGCATGACGCACACAGAGGCCGTGCGAGTGTTGCGGGCCGTGGGCGACTCCCTGGTCATGCTGGTGTGCGACGGCTTCGACCCGCGCAAAGTGCCCACTGCGGAGGCGAGTCCCAACAAGGAGCCTTAT GCGTCTCCTGGCATCATCGCCAACCCTTTTGCATCAGGCATCGTTCGTAAAAACAGTATGGAGAGTATCTCTTCTATAGATAGAGACCTGAGCCCAGAAGAGATGGACATCATGCAAAAG GAGTCTGAGATGGTGAGGGAGACGTCCCAGTGGGAGAAGGAAGAGATGGAGAAAATG GAGCGTATGCGCTTGGAACGAGAGGAGGCAACTCGCCTGCTAGAAGAGGAGACCGAG AACATCGGCAGTGGACCTTTAAAGCTGGACTACAAAACCTTGGCAGCGTTGCCCACCACCAGCCTGCAGAAGATCAATAGG ACCCCATCATCTGATTACACCAGCACCGAGAGTCCAATCAGAGAAGCCCCCTACTCTCCGACAATCCAGCCG CCCAGCCACCAGTCTTCCGATAGCTCCCTGTGTTCCGGCAGGGAGACCCGCTTC GCAAGCATTCATTTCACCTCCACCCCCAACACCAGGGACCACACTTCATCCTCT ACCCGACCGGGCGCCATCCTCCCCGTCGGGCGCATGCGACCGAGCACCTCCCCGGCCGCTCCGGACGGCCTCAGCCCTAGCCCCTTCCAGCATGGCCCCTCTCCCTTCAACTCTCAGACCTCT GACATGGTGTATGGTGTGAGGAACAATTTCCATGCCAAGCAGCCTTCTCCAGAG CCCGAGTTGAACAACGAGGTGTTTGACGACGGCGCGGACGGTCAGGAGGGGGCCGGCGGAGCTGCGGCCGTCAAGGTCGCGGCCCGCTCCGCCCTCTCGCCTGACCGTTTGGAGTACATGAATCTGGCGGCCGTGCCTCGTCTCTCCAGGCCGTCCCTGGACACGCAG AGTCCGTCGCCCGGTGGCAAGGACAGCCCGGAGCAGCGCTCCTTCCGGGATCGGCAGAAATACTTTGAGATCGACGTGAAGCAGCAGACGCCCGACAAGCCCAAGCCTCGCGTCTCGCTGGTCGGCGAGGACGACCTCAAGAAGATGAGGGAGGAGGAAG AGCGTAAATTTGAGCAGAGAGCGCGGGAGTACCTGCtggacgaagaggaggaggatgacgagGAGGACCTGGCCAAGCACGTGGCGCAGATGAAGGTGACTGGCAAGGTGCTGCTGGACGGAGTGGAGTACGACGTGGAGCCCGTGTCCGTGCCGTCGCAGCCGTGCGCCACGCCGCCCGGCTACTGCGGGAGTTCAGG GCCCTCGTCAGTGGACGGTAAAGGAGACACACCGAGGAATTCGTTGGACGACAGCTTCAGACTGGAGCAGCGGCCCAACTCCATGACTGG tTTGATCCCCGTGTACGCCGGTGACTCCGCGGCTCCCATTCGCACGGCCAAAGCCGAGCGGCGACACCAGGAGAGGCTCCGCATGCAGAGTCCGGAGCTGGCCGTGGCCCCGGACAAGGACCTCTCCCCCGCCGAGAAGCGAGCCCTGGAGGCCGAGAAGAGAGCCATGTGGAGAGCGGCACG GATGAAGTCTCTGGAACAGGACGCGCTCAAAGCCCAGATGGTCATCGCCAAGTCTCGGGACGGGAAAAAGCGCGGCACCCTGGACCAGCTGGCGGAGTCGCCCTCGCCCGCGCCCACACCCTCGCCCACCCCGATGGAAG AGCTCATCAGTCCTCGAGGACTAACCTCCCCGGGCAGACTG TCCCTGTCATCAAAGAG TCTCCTGACGCGGTGGACGACGTGCAGTTCACCGACGACGGCTCGCAGCATCCGG gTCGCGCCACCGGCCCGGAGGCCGAGGACCCCGTGCCCGCTACCTCGGCCCTCGAGGAGATGGCGCTGTACAGCAACAAGCGCAAGCTGCGACAAGGGCGCCGCAGTTTGGAGACCGCCGTGCCCACGTAACATCTCACATAAACACGACACAAGAAGAAGAGTCCATTTTAAAGAGACCAGGAAAGCGCTCCTTCATATCCAGCCTTGCCTTCAGTCGCCATCGAGACCGCGCTTCCTCCCGCCCGGCTAA
- the scrib gene encoding protein scribble homolog isoform X14, with translation MLKCIPLWRCNRHVESVDKRHCNLQAVPDEVFRYSRSLEELLLDANQLKELPKPFFRLLNLRKLGLSDNEIQRLPPEVANFMQLVELDISRNDIPEIPESIKFCRSLEIADFSGNPLSRLPDGFTQLRALAHLALNEVSLQTLPGDIGNLANLVTLELRENLLKCLPTSLSFLVKLEQLDLGSNELEVLPDTLGALPNLRELWLDRNQLSSLPSELGNLRRLVCLDVSENRLEELPSELDGLLALTDLLLTQNLLEVVPDSIGCLKQLSILKVDQNRLTHLTDSIGECENLTELVLTENLLQTLPRSLGKLKKLTNLNVDRNRLGAVPKELGGCASLNVLSLRDNRLGKLPAELADATELHVLDVAGNRLQNLPFALTNLNLKAMWLAENQSQPMLKFQTEDDERTGEKVLTCYLLPQQPSPSLENLLQNSVDDSWTDSNLNRVSVIQFQEETKTEDEDDEAAAERRGLQRRATPHPSELKVMKKGIEDRRNEAFAPRPEREDQPSDAQEKRLSDLSNQSHDSQVSDSTLSAISHEERREVALPSQREDLVDGHSRHEEEDLDEMEVEYIEPTVHFAEEPIIRGGDEDDGEEDGERSDEEDDMAPFPAEKQRLIRKDTPHYKKHFKITKLPQPETVAALLQGFNPDGLGSPARAAEDERDGHEEDEEDEGVGTPRLRLRVEASELEDSRYHVNSSQVKGVSFDQVNNLLIEPARIEEEEHTLTILRQTGGLGISIAGGKGSTPYKGDDEGIFISRVSEEGPAARAGVKVGDKLLEVNGVDLHKAEHHAAVEALRSSGAAVSMTVLRERMVEPENAITTTPLRPEDDYFPRERRSSSGLAFSLEGGHGQGAGLGPLQRLSTCLVRNDRGLGFSIAGGKGSTPYRTGDTGIYISRIAEGGAAHRDGTLRVGDRVISINGVDMTEARHDQAVALLTGTSPTIALLVERDPNAPRSPGLSRQRAHSPPPPEPSDSPDQDEEGLQGNHLGRMEDEYPIEFQRGWCMEVTLVKSGGPLGLSIVGGSDHASHPFGINEPGVFISKVIPHGLACESGLRVGDRILEVNAIDLRHATHQEAVRALLVNKQEIRMLVRRDPSPPGMQEIVIHKQPGEKLGISIRGGAKGHVGNPFDSTDEGIFISKVSSSGAAARDSRLQVGMRILEVNNHSLLGMTHTEAVRVLRAVGDSLVMLVCDGFDPRKVPTAEASPNKEPYASPGIIANPFASGIVRKNSMESISSIDRDLSPEEMDIMQKESEMVRETSQWEKEEMEKMERMRLEREEATRLLEEETENIGSGPLKLDYKTLAALPTTSLQKINRTPSSDYTSTESPIREAPYSPTIQPPSHQSSDSSLCSGRETRFASIHFTSTPNTRDHTSSSTRPGAILPVGRMRPSTSPAAPDGLSPSPFQHGPSPFNSQTSDMVYGVRNNFHAKQPSPEPELNNEVFDDGADGQEGAGGAAAVKVAARSALSPDRLEYMNLAAVPRLSRPSLDTQSPSPGGKDSPEQRSFRDRQKYFEIDVKQQTPDKPKPRVSLVGEDDLKKMREEEERKFEQRAREYLLDEEEEDDEEDLAKHVAQMKVTGKVLLDGVEYDVEPVSVPSQPCATPPGYCGSSGPSSVDGKGDTPRNSLDDSFRLEQRPNSMTGLIPVYAGDSAAPIRTAKAERRHQERLRMQSPELAVAPDKDLSPAEKRALEAEKRAMWRAARMKSLEQDALKAQMVIAKSRDGKKRGTLDQLAESPSPAPTPSPTPMEELISPRGLTSPGRLSLSSKRFDYRQFAAIPSSKPVYDIQSPDAVDDVQFTDDGSQHPGVYMG, from the exons ATTGCCGGATGGTTTCACTCAGCTGCGAGCGCTGGCTCACTTGGCGCTCAACGAGGTGTCGTTGCAGACTCTGCCCGGCGACATCGGAAA TCTGGCCAACCTGGTGACGCTGGAGCTGAGGGAGAACCTGCTCAAGTGTCTGCCCAC GTCGCTGTCCTTCCTGGTGAAACTGGAACAGCTGGACCTGGGCAGCAACGAACTGGAAGTGTTG CCGGACACACTCGGCGCACTGCCCAACCTGAGGGAGCTTTGGCTGGACCGCAACCAGTTGTCCTCCTTACCATCG GAGCTGGGGAACCTCCGGAGACTGGTGTGTCTGGACGTGTCGGAGAATCGCCTGGAGGAGCTTCCCTCCGAGCTGGACGGCCTCCTGGCCCTCACCGACCTGCTGCTCACACAGAACCTGCTGGAGGTGGTTCCGGACAGCATAG GTTGTCTGAAGCAACTGTCCATCCTCAAGGTGGACCAAAACAGACTTACTCACCTGACGGACTCCATTGGAGAGTGTGAAAACCTGACGGAGCTCGTCCTGACCGAGAACCTCCTCCAG ACGCTTCCTCGCTCGCTGGGCAAGCTGAAGAAGCTGACCAACTTGAATGTGGACCGCAACCGCCTGGGCGCCGTGCCCAAGGAGCTGGGCGGCTGCGCCAGCCTCAACGTGCTCTCGCTGCGCGACAACCGCCTGGGCAAGCTACCCGCTGAGCTCGCCGACGCCACAGAGCTGCACGTGCTGGATGTGGCTGGGAACAG ATTACAAAATCTGCCTTTTGCCTTGACAAACCTCAATTTGAAGGCCATGTGGCTGGCAGAGAACCAGTCGCAGCCCATGCTCAAGTTCCAAACCGAGGATGACGAGCGCACGGGGGAGAAAGTGTTGACCTGCTACCTGCTGCCTCAGCAGCCTTCCCCCAGCCTTG AGAACCTGCTGCAGAACAGCGTGGACGACAGCTGGACGGACAGCAACCTGAACAGAGTCTCGGTCATTCAGTTCCAGGAAGAGACCAAGAccgaggacgaggacgacgaggCTGCCGCCGAGCGCAGG GGCCTTCAGCGTCGAGCCACACCTCATCCCAGCGAGCTAAAGGTGATGAAAAAGGGGATCGAGGACAGGCGGAACGAAGCGTTCGCGCCCAGGCCCGAAAGAGAAGATCAGCCCTCCGATGCGCAG gagaaacggctcagcgACCTCTCGAACCAGAGCCACGACTCGCAGGTGTCCGACAGCACGCTGTCAGCCATCTCCCACGAGGAGCGGCGAGAGGTCGCCTTGCCCTCCCAGAGAGAGGACCTTGTGGACGGGCACTCCCGCCACGAGGAGGAGGACCTGGATGAGATGGAGGTGGAGTACATTGAG CCCACCGTACACTTTGCCGAGGAGCCCATCATCCGCGGCGGGGACGAGGACGACGGCGAGGAAGACGGCGAGCGGAGCGACGAGGAAGATGACATGGCCCCCTTCCCCGCCGAGAAGCAGCGTCTCATCCGGAAGGACACGCCGCACTACAAGAAGCACTTCAAGATCACCAAGTTGCCCCAACCCGAGACGGTGGCGGCCCTCCTGCAGGGCTTCAACCCCGACGGGCTCGGCTCGCCCGCGCGGGCCGCCGAGGACGAGCGGGACGGGCacgaggaggacgaggaagacGAGGGCGTCGGTACCCCTCGACTACGTCTCAGGGTGGAGGCGTCGGAGCTGGAAGACAGCCGATACCACGTCAACTCCAGTCAAGTCAAG GGGGTGTCATTTGATCAAGTCAATAATCTGCTGATTGAACCTGCTCGAATTGAGGAGGAAGAG CACACCTTAACCATCCTGCGCCAAACGGGCGGCCTCGGCATCAGCATTGCCGGCGGGAAAGGGTCCACGCCGTACAAGGGGGACGACGAG GGTATCTTCATCTCCAGAGTTTCTGAGGAAGGACCTGCAGCCAGAGCAGGAGTGAAAGTAGGAGACAAGCTGCTGGAG GTGAACGGCGTGGACCTCCACAAGGCTGAGCACCACGCGGCCGTGGAGGCCCTGCGCAGTTCCGGGGCCGCCGTCTCCATGACGGTGCTGCGCGAGCGCATGGTGGAGCCGGAAAACGCCATCACCACCACGCCGCTCAGGCCCGAGGACGACTACTTCCCACGGGAGAGGCGCAGCAGCAGCGGGCTGGCCTTCAGCTTGGAGGGCGGTCACGGCCAGGGTGCCGGGTTAGGACCCCTGCAGCGCCTCTCCACCTGCTTGGTGCGCAACGACAGGGGGCTGGGCTTCAGCATCGCCGGAGGAAAGGGATCCACGCCGTACCGCACTGGGGACACG gGGATCTACATCTCTCGGATTGCAGAGGGGGGAGCAGCCCACCGAGACGGCACGCTACGCGTAGGCGACCGGGTCATCTCT ATCAATGGTGTAGACATGACAGAGGCCAGACATGACCAGGCAGTAGCGCTCCTTACCGGCACCTCGCCCACTATCGCCCTACTGGTTGAGCGAGACCCCAACGCCCCGCGCTCCCCGGGCCTCTCCCGGCAGCGGGCCCACTCCCCGCCGCCACCGGAGCCCTCGGACTCTCCGGACCAGGACGAAGAGGGCCTGCAGGGGAACCACCTGGGCCGAATGGAGGATGAATACCCCATTGAG TTCCAGAGAGGATGGTGCATG GAAGTGACGCTGGTCAAGTCAGGCGGTCCCCTCGGCCTGAGCATCGTGGGGGGCAGCGACCACGCCAGCCACCCCTTCGGCATCAACGAACCCGGGGTGTTCATCTCAAAG GTGATCCCTCACGGTTTGGCGTGTGAAAGCGGCTTGCGTGTGGGTGACCGGATCCTGGAGGTGAACGCCATCGACCTGCGCCACGCTACGCACCAGGAGGCCGTGCGGGCGCTGTTGGTCAACAAACAGGAGATCCGGATGCTGGTGCGCAGAGATCCCTCGCCGCCCGGGATGCAG GAAATTGTGATCCACAAGCAGCCAGGGGAGAAACTGGGAATCAGTATACGTGGAGGAGCTAAAGGCCACGTAGGAAATCCTTTTGACTCGACTGATGAGGGCATCTTCATATCCAAG GTGAGCTCAAGTGGCGCGGCCGCCCGGGACAGCCGGTTGCAGGTGGGCATGCGCATCCTGGAGGTGAACAACCACAGCTTGCTTGGCATGACGCACACAGAGGCCGTGCGAGTGTTGCGGGCCGTGGGCGACTCCCTGGTCATGCTGGTGTGCGACGGCTTCGACCCGCGCAAAGTGCCCACTGCGGAGGCGAGTCCCAACAAGGAGCCTTAT GCGTCTCCTGGCATCATCGCCAACCCTTTTGCATCAGGCATCGTTCGTAAAAACAGTATGGAGAGTATCTCTTCTATAGATAGAGACCTGAGCCCAGAAGAGATGGACATCATGCAAAAG GAGTCTGAGATGGTGAGGGAGACGTCCCAGTGGGAGAAGGAAGAGATGGAGAAAATG GAGCGTATGCGCTTGGAACGAGAGGAGGCAACTCGCCTGCTAGAAGAGGAGACCGAG AACATCGGCAGTGGACCTTTAAAGCTGGACTACAAAACCTTGGCAGCGTTGCCCACCACCAGCCTGCAGAAGATCAATAGG ACCCCATCATCTGATTACACCAGCACCGAGAGTCCAATCAGAGAAGCCCCCTACTCTCCGACAATCCAGCCG CCCAGCCACCAGTCTTCCGATAGCTCCCTGTGTTCCGGCAGGGAGACCCGCTTC GCAAGCATTCATTTCACCTCCACCCCCAACACCAGGGACCACACTTCATCCTCT ACCCGACCGGGCGCCATCCTCCCCGTCGGGCGCATGCGACCGAGCACCTCCCCGGCCGCTCCGGACGGCCTCAGCCCTAGCCCCTTCCAGCATGGCCCCTCTCCCTTCAACTCTCAGACCTCT GACATGGTGTATGGTGTGAGGAACAATTTCCATGCCAAGCAGCCTTCTCCAGAG CCCGAGTTGAACAACGAGGTGTTTGACGACGGCGCGGACGGTCAGGAGGGGGCCGGCGGAGCTGCGGCCGTCAAGGTCGCGGCCCGCTCCGCCCTCTCGCCTGACCGTTTGGAGTACATGAATCTGGCGGCCGTGCCTCGTCTCTCCAGGCCGTCCCTGGACACGCAG AGTCCGTCGCCCGGTGGCAAGGACAGCCCGGAGCAGCGCTCCTTCCGGGATCGGCAGAAATACTTTGAGATCGACGTGAAGCAGCAGACGCCCGACAAGCCCAAGCCTCGCGTCTCGCTGGTCGGCGAGGACGACCTCAAGAAGATGAGGGAGGAGGAAG AGCGTAAATTTGAGCAGAGAGCGCGGGAGTACCTGCtggacgaagaggaggaggatgacgagGAGGACCTGGCCAAGCACGTGGCGCAGATGAAGGTGACTGGCAAGGTGCTGCTGGACGGAGTGGAGTACGACGTGGAGCCCGTGTCCGTGCCGTCGCAGCCGTGCGCCACGCCGCCCGGCTACTGCGGGAGTTCAGG GCCCTCGTCAGTGGACGGTAAAGGAGACACACCGAGGAATTCGTTGGACGACAGCTTCAGACTGGAGCAGCGGCCCAACTCCATGACTGG tTTGATCCCCGTGTACGCCGGTGACTCCGCGGCTCCCATTCGCACGGCCAAAGCCGAGCGGCGACACCAGGAGAGGCTCCGCATGCAGAGTCCGGAGCTGGCCGTGGCCCCGGACAAGGACCTCTCCCCCGCCGAGAAGCGAGCCCTGGAGGCCGAGAAGAGAGCCATGTGGAGAGCGGCACG GATGAAGTCTCTGGAACAGGACGCGCTCAAAGCCCAGATGGTCATCGCCAAGTCTCGGGACGGGAAAAAGCGCGGCACCCTGGACCAGCTGGCGGAGTCGCCCTCGCCCGCGCCCACACCCTCGCCCACCCCGATGGAAG AGCTCATCAGTCCTCGAGGACTAACCTCCCCGGGCAGACTG TCCCTGTCATCAAAGAGGTTTGACTACCGCCAGTTTGCCGCCATTCCCTCTTCCAAACCGGTATACGACATCCAG TCTCCTGACGCGGTGGACGACGTGCAGTTCACCGACGACGGCTCGCAGCATCCGG GTGTCTACATGGGATAA